Within Alkaliphilus flagellatus, the genomic segment TGTAAGTCAACATTTCTAACATAACTATTCCCCTTTATTAATGTCTATGATTTAATAGACTTGAGTTTTCTCCATAAACCTCTTTAATGTATTCCTGCTCATTAAAGTCCTGTGAAGAATGTACAAACACCTGTTTATTGCCAACACATGCTACTCGATTGGCCCGGTTAGTAATTACACCTATATCATGAGATACCATAATTAAAGTAATTCCTAATTCTTTGTTTAACTTTTCCATCAGCCCGTAAAACTGTTCCTGGGATTGTACATCTACTCCAATTAAGGGCTCATCCATAAAAATAATTTCAGGATTACTAATAAGAGTACGAGCTATAAAAACTCTCTGTTGTTGACCTCCTGATAAATTACCAATTAGATGTTTTTGATAATTAGACATATTAACTACGTCTAATACCTCTCTTATCTTTTCTTTATGCTTTGCATTAAAAAACTTTAGAAAACCCATTTGAGTATATAAGTTAGCCCCTACAACTTCTTCAACCGTTGCAGGGAATGCAGAGTTAAAATCCCTTACTCTTTGAGATATATAGCCTATTTTACCCCATTGATTAAATTTTTCAATAGGTAAATCCAATAAGCTAACACCACCTTTTTGTGGTTTTAAAATTCCTAGCATAATTTTAAGTAATGTGCTTTTAGCAGAACCATTTGGCCCTACAATTCCTAAAAAATCACCCTTATAAATATTCAAATTTATATTTTCTAATATATATTTTTCATCGTATCCAAAATATATATTTTTCACTTCTAAAACCTTATCCATCTACTTCACCAAAGCTTTCTTTAATGTCTCTAAATTTTTATACATAAGAGAAATATAGTCTTCTCCATTTTTATTTTGTTTATCTGTCAAGCCTTCTACATTGTACAACGTTAAAACTTCTAAGTTAGCTTCTTTAGCTAAAACCTCTGCGGTTTTAACATTTGCCAAAGCTTCAAAAAATATATAGTTAATTTTATTCTCATTTGCAATTTTAGTCAACTGTGCAAGTCGTTTAGGACTTGGCTCCGCATGTGGAGAAATACCAGCCACTGAGATTTCTTCTATATTATATCTTCTAGCTAAATATCCGAAAGCAGAATGGGATACAATTATTTTTCTTTCAGTAGCATCCTTTAGTCCTACTCTAAATGACTCATCTAACTTATCTAATTCACCTTTAAAATTATTAAAGTTTTCTTCATAGATATTTTTATTATTAGGATCTACATCTATAAAAGCTTCTTTAATCATTTTAGAAATATGTATTGCATTAACAGGATCTACCCAAATATGAGGATCATATTCTCCATGGTCGTGGTCATGTTCCTCTTCCTGCTCATCTTCATGATTATGA encodes:
- a CDS encoding metal ABC transporter solute-binding protein, Zn/Mn family, which gives rise to MKTKILKIFIFLIITVVVLVGCAGKPDTIGIIEGTDEKEDLLKVYTSFYPYYDFAKNLGGDNIQLDTIVPTGTEPHSFEPSPKTIAELEKADVFIYNGLHMEPWVDRVLNLLEGKDIYIVDASKAVELINYDTKHNDDHNHEDEQEEEHDHDHGEYDPHIWVDPVNAIHISKMIKEAFIDVDPNNKNIYEENFNNFKGELDKLDESFRVGLKDATERKIIVSHSAFGYLARRYNIEEISVAGISPHAEPSPKRLAQLTKIANENKINYIFFEALANVKTAEVLAKEANLEVLTLYNVEGLTDKQNKNGEDYISLMYKNLETLKKALVK
- a CDS encoding metal ABC transporter ATP-binding protein; translation: MDKVLEVKNIYFGYDEKYILENINLNIYKGDFLGIVGPNGSAKSTLLKIMLGILKPQKGGVSLLDLPIEKFNQWGKIGYISQRVRDFNSAFPATVEEVVGANLYTQMGFLKFFNAKHKEKIREVLDVVNMSNYQKHLIGNLSGGQQQRVFIARTLISNPEIIFMDEPLIGVDVQSQEQFYGLMEKLNKELGITLIMVSHDIGVITNRANRVACVGNKQVFVHSSQDFNEQEYIKEVYGENSSLLNHRH